A single window of candidate division TA06 bacterium DNA harbors:
- a CDS encoding HNH endonuclease: MSKCIYCVEEKDPSAFDRDHVIPESFGKFENNLTLHQQQVCRDCNQYFSKKLELFLGRDTVEGTFRYVSGPKDPKDFTTVKESRLLYKLAEEGPWKGAMLRRVTHDKIDAVNQVAFQQRNTGNWVFFPIEDVPSGHELKKQGFILKGDKSFKMVVHPDFGEKKLKQLLTEKGLDIEPDGEVMDFKSGQEKVMVEIQQTVDKVILRGIGKIAFNYLTYAQGADFVLDKRFDGFREFIRYGTTSDTPHVWIEGRPIWLDRKRLPTKHVQEHWVLIDWDETTIFSLLSLFNLTMYKVQFCRRFLVLPGDIRTGNRFNVKTKKISKLYHPPLGLFTA, encoded by the coding sequence ATGTCGAAATGCATATACTGCGTTGAGGAAAAGGACCCATCAGCGTTTGACAGGGACCATGTGATACCCGAATCCTTCGGCAAGTTTGAAAACAACCTTACTCTTCACCAACAGCAAGTATGCCGGGACTGCAACCAGTATTTCAGCAAGAAACTTGAGCTCTTTCTTGGTCGAGACACTGTTGAGGGAACATTCAGATATGTCTCAGGACCCAAAGACCCGAAGGATTTCACGACCGTTAAGGAAAGTAGGCTCCTTTACAAGCTGGCAGAAGAAGGGCCTTGGAAAGGTGCTATGCTCCGGCGTGTTACACACGACAAGATAGACGCTGTGAATCAAGTTGCGTTCCAGCAGAGGAACACAGGGAACTGGGTATTCTTCCCTATCGAAGATGTTCCCTCAGGGCATGAGCTTAAGAAACAAGGATTCATCTTGAAGGGAGATAAGTCCTTCAAGATGGTTGTGCATCCTGATTTCGGGGAGAAAAAACTAAAGCAACTGCTCACAGAAAAGGGCCTGGACATCGAACCCGATGGAGAGGTCATGGACTTCAAGTCCGGGCAAGAAAAGGTGATGGTCGAAATCCAGCAGACCGTCGATAAGGTCATTCTCAGAGGAATTGGGAAAATAGCATTTAACTACCTAACATATGCCCAAGGAGCAGATTTCGTTCTGGATAAGAGGTTCGACGGCTTTAGGGAGTTCATACGCTATGGAACGACCAGCGACACCCCACACGTGTGGATTGAAGGAAGGCCGATATGGCTTGATAGAAAACGCTTACCGACCAAACACGTGCAAGAACACTGGGTCCTGATCGACTGGGACGAAACTACGATATTCTCTTTACTTTCGCTATTCAACCTGACCATGTACAAAGTCCAGTTCTGCAGGAGATTCCTTGTGTTACCGGGCGACATCCGAACCGGAAATCGCTTCAACGTAAAGACCAAGAAAATATCCAAACTGTACCACCCACCTCTTGGTCTGTTCACAGCATAG
- a CDS encoding AAA family ATPase has product MINASDIHKESDVLRKVTDFYLASTEFNGIPIRSLMDNLKVKETEMKGMMRFLITSKKISLNFGDIHPNPHIKALPEQKEDVQIEKLLKSDLRNVCAYPSPSHLDGAVDPSKYEGRPFTLRLALGEPQMSHFSFDLSVLEFYRNDPRYYYTSNDIGGTICVNDDYAQSHDMAASDKVLLQTFGFSYDSRFDRAVAVFLWYLSRLSPEHQQIWNAKILKGDYKLHPDYFRTSVMGQFPEGVSIFDAFMEEMHQTNEMCRLMGRPTLFREEFVEREKPKEFGFLIRPTLKHFSDFVLLLDKMISENINREFFLSDVPFEYDEVRDDGKVVVRQKGSVQILDEWLGKHFRTKDREPIEEMIAAFKEIRRLRQRPAHAIDEDVFDQEYFRKQRKLIIKAYKGVRLLRLILTNHPSVRGHKVPEWLQSKRIWDH; this is encoded by the coding sequence ATGATAAACGCATCTGATATCCACAAGGAATCGGATGTCCTTCGAAAGGTAACCGATTTCTACCTTGCCTCGACTGAGTTCAACGGCATACCTATCCGTTCTCTCATGGATAATCTCAAAGTAAAAGAGACTGAAATGAAAGGGATGATGCGCTTTCTGATAACAAGCAAGAAAATCTCACTGAACTTCGGGGATATCCATCCTAATCCCCACATCAAGGCCCTGCCTGAGCAAAAAGAGGATGTGCAAATCGAGAAACTGCTGAAATCCGATCTGCGAAATGTCTGTGCGTACCCCTCGCCTTCGCACCTCGACGGCGCTGTTGATCCGTCGAAATATGAAGGCAGACCTTTTACATTGAGGCTTGCCTTGGGCGAACCACAAATGTCCCACTTCTCATTCGATTTGAGTGTATTGGAGTTCTATCGGAATGACCCCAGGTACTACTACACTAGCAATGACATCGGCGGAACAATATGCGTGAATGACGATTATGCCCAGTCACATGATATGGCTGCCTCGGACAAGGTTCTGTTGCAGACCTTTGGTTTTTCCTATGATTCCCGTTTTGACCGAGCAGTTGCAGTTTTTCTATGGTACCTATCACGTTTGAGCCCTGAGCACCAGCAAATCTGGAATGCAAAAATCCTGAAGGGTGATTACAAACTGCACCCGGACTATTTCAGGACCTCCGTAATGGGACAATTCCCAGAGGGAGTGTCGATTTTTGATGCATTCATGGAGGAAATGCATCAGACAAATGAAATGTGCCGATTGATGGGCCGACCGACCTTGTTCAGAGAGGAATTCGTAGAGCGGGAGAAACCTAAGGAATTTGGCTTTTTGATAAGGCCCACCTTGAAGCACTTCAGTGATTTTGTGCTCTTGCTAGACAAGATGATCTCGGAAAACATCAACAGAGAATTCTTCCTAAGTGATGTCCCGTTTGAATACGACGAGGTCAGAGATGATGGGAAAGTCGTCGTCCGCCAGAAGGGCTCAGTTCAGATACTGGATGAATGGCTGGGTAAGCACTTTCGAACGAAGGATAGAGAACCGATTGAAGAAATGATTGCCGCCTTTAAGGAGATAAGGAGATTGCGCCAAAGACCGGCACATGCTATCGATGAGGATGTTTTCGACCAGGAGTACTTCAGAAAGCAGCGAAAACTAATCATTAAAGCGTATAAGGGAGTTAGGCTCCTGCGATTGATACTTACGAACCACCCAAGCGTAAGGGGCCATAAGGTACCCGAGTGGCTTCAGTCAAAGAGAATATGGGATCACTAG